ACTCCGGATCTGGAGTTAACCATCCTGTTGCCATGTCTTAATGAAAGCGAAACCTTGGAGACATGTATACGAAAGGCCCAGACGTTTATATTCGACAATCACATCCGAGGTGAGGTCGTAGTCAGCGATAACGGGTCCGAAGATGGATCACAAGAGATAGCCCGCAACTTCGGGGCTAGAGTAGTCGATGTACCAGTGAGGGGCTACGGTGCTGCTCTTATTTATGGCACCCTTGCGGCACGGGGAACCTATATTGTCATGGGAGACTCCGACGACAGCTACGACTTCTCCAACCTTCTGCCTTTCATCTTGAAGCTGCGCGCAGGCTTCGACCTGGTTATGGGCAATCGTTTGTTGGGTGGGATCAAACCCGGGGCGATGCCGTGGAAGAATCGCTGGATTGGTACGCCAGCACTTTCAGGTATCGGCCGGTTATTCTTCCGTTGTCCAGTCGGAGATTTTAATTGTGGCTTGCGAGCTTTCTCCGCGGATGCATTCAGGCGAATGGGCCTGAGAACAACAGGTATGGAATTTGCTTCCGAGATGATCGTCAAGGCCACGCTGATGGGAATGAAAATCACGGAAGTACCGACCACGCTGAGTCCGGATGGCCGCAGTCGTCCGCCTCACCTTCGACCGTGGCGCGACGGATGGCGGCATTTGCGCTTCATGCTTCTTTACAGCCCACGATGGCTCTTTCTGTATCCCGGGCTGTTTTTGATGCTGGCTGGCCTGTCGGTCGGGGCATGGCTGACGCCTCACGCCCGGATGCTGGGAACGATCACCCTGGACATCCATACGCTCTTTTTCTCTGCAATCGGTGCTCTGGTCGGCTTCCAGGCTATCCTCTTCGCAATCTTTGGTAAGACTTTTGCCATCACCCAAGGCTTGCTACCACCAGATCGAAAGATGAATCAGGTGCATCGTCTCTTTCATCTCGAGTCTTGGATAGTCATCGGTACTCTGCTGGTCCTTCTTGGCTTGTCGGGCGGCATTTATGGGGTCATGTTTTGGGAACGCCACGGCTTCGGCCCCCTTCTCCCGACGCACGTGATGCGGGTAGCGATACCATCGGGTTTTTCGTTAGCTTTGGGCTCCCAAATTGTTTTGTCAGCTTTCTTCCTAAGCCTGCTGCGAATGGGTCGAAGATGAGTGTTCTTGATATTGCGCACGGAGGCTTCATTTATCCTCGAAGGATTTGTCAGCTGGGCCAGACCATCGCGAACCTTCTTCCTGCCAACGCTCGCGTCCTCGATATCGGCTGTGGGGATGGACTGCTCTCATCACAAATCGTGAAAAAGAGAAGCGACCTCGTAGTACAGGGTATCGATGTTCTAGTCCGGAACAAAACTTTCATTCCAGTTACTGAATTTGATGGTGCCGTCATTCCCTACGCGAATGATTCCTTTGATGTGGCAATCCTGGTTGACGTTCTGCATCACACAGATGACCCAACAGTTCTACTTCGGGAAGCGAAGCGAGTTTCGCGCAAGGGAATTGTCATCAAGGACCACACCAGCAATGGCCCGATGGCTGATTTGAGACTGCGCTTCATGGATTGGGTCGGCAATTCCCGCCATGGAGTCATTCTCCCTTACAATTATTGGCCGCTCGAAACCTGGAAGGCGCAGCTGACAAGGTTAAATCTCGAAATTGAGACCTGGGTGAGCGAACTCCATCTCTATCCTTGGTGGGCCAACTGGCTATTCGGTAGTTCCCTGCACTTCATCGCCTCTATCCGCTGAATCACAAGAGACGGCCAATATTCGCCGCGAACATCAAACCTACGGCTCCTGACACCATGAGTGTGAGCACCTTAAGCTAGATGGGAAGCCTCTTGAATAGGCGTTCGGGGACAAGCTTCAACATTGCCATTATCCAGCGCCACTGACGGGGTGTGTATATGACGTCAGAGTTGGAGCTCTCGAGAGCGTCGTAGATGTCTCGAGCCACCTTTTCAGAATCAGCAATCATCGGCATGTTGCTTTCGTCTGCCGTCATGGCGGTGACAACGGGCCCCGGTTTGATAGTAAGTACGCGCACCCCATATTGGCACATTCGGTTGCGCAACCCCTGTAAGAAGATACTCAGCCCACCCTTTGCTGCGCCATACACGTAGTTGGACCGTCGTCCTCGATCCCCGGCGACAGAGGTGATTCCGGCGATCACGCCCGAGCGCCGTTGCTCAAAGTGCCTCGCAAACACAGTAAGCAGGACCACTGCGCTGATCAAATTCGTCTGCAGTTCACGCGCAGCAAATTCGACATCTGCTTGGCAAAGCCCTTGATCCAACATCGTTCCATACGATAGCAACAGGGTGTCAAAGTCACAAAAGCACTGCTCTGCGAAGGAATAAACCAAATCTGGAGAAGCGGTTAAGTCCGCCTCAAAGGTGAGGACATTCGCCGCGCCTCGGGCCCTCAAGTCACTGCGCACAGCGTCAAGTCGCTCTTGCGACCTGGCCACAAGTAGGAGCTCCTTGCCATCGGCAGCCATCCTGCGCAGCAATGGCTGGATCATCGTGGACGTCGCACCAAGGATTACGATTCGCTTCATTACCTACTCTGCCGTTGCCCGTCGCCAGAACGAGGACGAGAATTTGGGATCGATATAGGGCACAAGACTCGCCCAGTTCGGGAATCCGCTCTTAAACATGGTAGACGACATTCGCGCGTCTTTTGCTGGATAGAGCGCTCCGCCGTTGGCCAACACTAGCTCGTCGAGTCGAGAGAGCAATGCCAGCGTACGATTACCGCGCATGGGTAGATCTAGGGCCAGCGTCAGGCCTGGCCGAGGAAAGGAGAGCAGTCCTGGTGACTGGATTTCGCCAAAAGCTTTGAGCACAGCGAGAAAACACGCCTCTCCGGACTTTGATACAGCCTCAATGATCGTCTTCACGGCCCCGGCATCGCCAGCCGGCAACACGCATTGGTATTGAACTAGTCCTCGTCTTCCGTAGAGAAGATTCCAATTCAGGATCGAATCGAGTGGGAAGAAGAAGGGATCGTAGTGTATGACTGCCGAACCAGGCTTGCGGGCCTTGAGTCCGAAGTAGGCGCGATTGAAAAGCTTAACCGCCGGTCGGTTTAGCCCGAATTCCGGAAACGCAAACGGAACCGTTATCTTAGTTGATCGACAGGAGACGTTCTTTTCCGCATGGCTACCGCGGAAAAAGATTCCGCGCCCACCGCGCGACAAGCAATCAACCCAGGCAACTGTATATTCATGGCTCTGATCGCTTGCTGCCGAAAGATCGAGAAACTGATTCAGATCGCGGAATGTAAGAGTTTCGACTTCGATGGCGTTGCCGGCAATGCGCTTGAGTTGTATCTCCGCGGATCCGATAACTCCGGTCAGGCCCAAGCCTCCGATGGTGGCTTGAAGCAGATCAGAATTTGTTGCCGGAGAACACACCACCGGAGATGTATCCGATCGGTGCAGTGTGATCTGCTTGACGTGACATCCGAATGTTCCAGCGCGATGGTGATTCTTTCCGTGGATGTCGTTCGCTATGGCTCCGCCCACAGTCACAAACTTCGTGCCGGGAACCACTGGCATGAACCAGCCTCGGGGGACTATTACTTCCAGAAGATCACCGAGCGTAATTCCAGCTTCAACGCAAACGCGTCCAGCCTCCCAATCACAATCGAGTATGCGATTGAGAGCTTTGCAATCCAACAGATCGCGATCTGAATTCAGACACGAGTCGCCATAGCTTCGTCCCATGCCATAGGCTAAGAGCGACTCCGGTTCGGCCTTCCGCAGAGCCTCCTCCAGTTGGTCGCGCCAGTAGATCTTTGAGACATTCCGGTGCGCCGCCTTCGGATATCTGCCCCAGGATTGATATCGTTCTATTTTGGAACCGTTGGAACGATCCGAAACGATTTCTCGGACCGGAAGCGTAGATGCAGTGGTCATCTTGTATGAAATCCACCAATCATAAGCACGGCCACTGCCAGCGTAGCAAGTACCCAACTGGTGCGATCGCGCACCGCGAACATCACAGGATCATGATCAAGCTCTCCGCGTCCGGCGAGGAGCCACACTCGAGTAAGCCAATAAAGCACTAAAGGACACAGCCACAGCAATTCAGTTGAGCTTCCGTACAACGAGTTCACGACCGGACTGCGAGCGTAAAGACAAAGAATCACTACCGCGGCAAAGCTGCTGGCAGTTCCGAACATCGCAAGCAGCTCACGGTCCTTTATGACATATCCGCGACCAGAGTTTCCGTCTTCCACCAGCTTACTTGCGCGCTCCAACTCCGAATGGCGTTTAGCCATTGCCAGACTCAGGAAAAAAAACAAAGAGAATGCCATGAGCCAGTCCGATACCGGAATACCGGAGATCAGGCTCCCCGCCCATATACGAACTGTGTAGAAGCTGGAGAGAACGAACACATCCAGCAACGGCACTCTCTTCAGCTTCCAGGAATAGGCAACCGTGAGTACGGCGTATCCGAGCAACGCTGCGGCAAATCGGAAATCGAGGAACACAGAGATGAGCAGTGAACAGCCGACTAGCAGTGTTGACTCCAGCACTCCAACCCACAACGGAAATTCTCCTGCAGCAAAGGGACGTTTGCTTTTGGCTGGATGTAATCGATCAGAATGCAGGTCGAGCAGGTCGTTGAGGACATAGAGACCTGAAGCACATCCGCCGAACAAGGCGAATCCAACGAGACTGTCTCTCCATGCGGCCCAGGCGAAGTTATGCGCAAATAAGACCGGCAACAACACCAACAGGTTCTTGGTCCAATGCAAGAGACGTATCGAGTGCAGCCATGCGCCAAATGAGGGTTGAGTAACTTCGAAGAGTCGTGCAACCGGCGTCTTGCGGGAAACTCTCTTGGCCATTCGCGGACTTCCCACTACATATGCGAACCTGGCTACGCTCCAAACCGGCAGGTCGGCATGAGAATCCCCGATGTAGTCGAAGTTGCCCCTCCCGAGCATGCCTGCTAGAAATCCGGCCTTCGCTCCTCCCTTTAGATTCACCGCTCCGTCACTGCCGTAAACGCCGTCGAATTGGCCTAAATGAGCCGCAATTGCCTCGGCCATGCTTTGATCCGCAGCCGTCACCAGCAGCGTTTGCCGCCCAGATTCGCGCTCGCTACGAACGAACTCCACAACCTCTTGACGATACGGAAGCTTCTCGACCGCCAGCGGCGTCTTGGTTGCTAGCTGACGCTTTAGGAACGAACGGCCGCGAAGGCTCCACCACAGGATCAGCAGAATGGACCATGGCTTTTGTTTGAGGAGCAGGAGAATCGATTCAAAAAAGAGGTCGGATTTGATGAGCGTCCCGTCGAGATCAACGCAAAGAACCGGCGGCTTGGCCGGATCACGGAGTGAACCCTCATGAAATCCAGGTTCTACAAGCTCGGGGACGCCTTGGTGGATACTCATGTGAACGTTGTCGCCAAATCTACGGATCTTCCGAGCTTGGTGAGTTCCTTAAGTTCAGCCTAGTCATGAACGGAATGCAAGATGTCTTAAGGACGGGGCCTCCGGAGTAATCCCTGTCCTGCGCTGCGAAGAACATTTTCCCAAATCAGGACAAAAATTCCCTGCTAATTCCCTGTTCTTTTCTTGAATCCTGCAGAAAACAGCCCTAAGACCTTTATTGCTGGTGGCTTAAAGAGAAATCCACAGAATTCGCTGTTAATTCCCTGGTTTTGAGCGAAATTTACTGATTTTGGGCAGAATTAGACGATTTCGCGATCGAATTCGAGAACGTCCCTGTTGTTCTCCCTATTCTTTGCCCTTGCCCGATCTTTACGCCCGCCTCTGCAAAAGGAAAAGAGACCGGGCTTACGCCCGGTCTCTTTCTGGCTGGTACCCTCCCCCAGGTACTTCGCCAAACTTTGACTATTGAAACGGTGGGCCGAGTGCTGCCTTCCGGTAAGGGACACCGATCAGCTTTGACGCTTTGATATGTGCAGCTTTCCTACCATTGCCCCAAAAAGACCACAATCCACTCTCTCTATGTGGATAAAGACCCTAAATAGCTAATTATTTAGTTACTTACGAGACAAAGTATGAGGAAGGGAGGCACTAGTGGATGGTGCCGACTTCCCCTAAAGGACTGCCAAAGTGCCAAAAAATGTCACTTTCAGTAGCGCGAAGTGTCAGCAGGCTAGTTGCTCGGGCACAATCTTCAAACCGTCCAGATTCCCGAGGACGGTTACGGCGATTTTGTTCTGTTGGAACAGGTCTTGAGCCATCTCCTGAAGCTGGTCGGCCGATACGCTCTCGATCCGCTCAATAATCTCGTCGAGCGAAAAGAAGCGATCGAAGTACATCTCCTGCCGCGCAAGATTTGACATACGCGCAGTGGAGGACTCCAAACTCAGCATCAGGCTCCCTTTTAATTGCGCTTTAGCCCTGCTGAGCTCCTCTTCAGAAACCGACTCTGTCTTCAAATTGCGGAACTCTCCGACCACCGATTCCACGACTTTTGGGGCCCATTCCTGGGAGGTTCCCGCGAATACGGACAGACAGCCGGTATCGCGATATGAGTTCAAATCGCTGTAGATCGCATAGCACAGCCCCTGATTCTCGCGAATGTTCTGGAACAATCTCGAGCTCATTCCGCCGCCAAGTAGCGTATTCAGCACGTACGCAACGTAGCGGCGGTCATCGGCGATCTGCAGCGCCGGCACTCCCATGCAGATTTGCACTTGCTCAAGAGATTTCTTGTTACGCGCAATAATTTTGGAGAAAGTCTGCGGCGCAGTTTGTTTAAAACCGTTCTGCTTGGCCTTCAACTGGGAGAATTTCTGGCGGACCAACTCAGCAAAGCGTTCATGATTCAAGCTTCCCGCAGCCGCAATGATCATGTTTCCGGGATAGAAAAAGCCGCCGTAGTAGTCGAATAACATTGTCTGTTCGAACTTCCGGACGGTTTCTTTTGTTCCTAGAATCGGTTTGCCAAGCGGGTGATCCTTCCAAAAACTCTGGGTGAAGATCTCGTGGACGAGATAATCCGGGCTATCTTCGTCCATTTTGATTTCTTCCAGGATCACACCCCGTTCGCGGAGAATATCTTTCGCGGCGAAGACGGGGTTAAGCACCAGGTCGCTGAGGATATCCATCGCGATGGGCAGGTGCTCATCGAGGATTTTGATGTTGAAGCAGATGCATTCCTTGGCCGTGAACGCATCCATGTTGCCGCCGATTGAGTCAACCTGGCGCGCAATATCTTGGGCAGAGCGGCTGGTCGTGCCCTTAAATAACATGTGCTCCACAAAATGAGAGATGCCATTGCGCTCAGATTCTTCGTGACGCGAACCGGTCTTTATCCATATCCCGATGGACGTAGAACGAATCTGCTGCATCTCTTCGGTCAGGATCGTGAGGCCATTCGGCAACACTTCCCGACGCACGTTTCTTAGCTCTTGAACCATTAACTTGTAAGGACCTTCTAAATGACGGAAAGACGTATTCTAAATGCGCGGAGAGGCAATTAGCAGGCACGAGATGAAGTATCGCTCCAGTCAGCCCGCGCTAATTACCTGAGTCACACGTATTAGATGCCCGGCATGTCCATGCAGAACGAACTATTAAACCTCTCGAATCAAGAGCTTACGGCTCTGGTTACGAGGCTTGGACATCCTGGATTCCGGGCGCGCCAGGTAGCAGACGCCATCTTCCGACAGCGCCGAGAATCGCTTTCTGACGTGTCCAACCTACCGTCGGCTCTTAAGTCTCAGATTGCCGAAGAAGGACTGTCCGTCGGATTTCCACGAATCGATCAGAAATTCACCTCTGTCGATGGAACGACCCGATATCTGATGGCATTTACCGACGGCGAGTCTGTGGAGACCGTCTGGATGCCGGAGGGTGACTCTGGCGAGGCCGGTGATGGCACCGAGGCTGGTCAGGAGGAGCTTGTCCAGCTGAACTACGAAGGGATTCCCCGCCTAGCCCGTCACGTCTTGAACTCGAACGCTGAATCTCGGCACCGAAAGCCCAGGTCTGCGGCGAAGAGTTCGGTAGGAGCGAGCAGATCGAGGGCAACGATCTGCGTTTCTTCCCAGGTTGGCTGTGCCGTAAATTGCCAGTTCTGCCTTACGGCCTTGCTCGGCGTGAAACGCAACCTAACGCCGGGCGAAATTGTCGGACAGGTTCTCGCCGTTCTCCGCGATCACTCCGTCAGCTTAGACCGGGAGCGGATGAACATCGTCTTCATGGGAATGGGTGAGCCGTTTCTCAACTACGACAACTTTATGAAGGCCGTTCGTCTGTTGGTCGAGGAGGTTGGGTTCCCGGAATCGCGGATGACAGTATCTACGTCGGGTATCGTGCCGAGGATTCTCGATTTTGGAAAAGAGACGATTCGTCCGAAGCTCGCCATCTCGCTGAATGCGCCGGACAACACGATTCGAGAGCGCATCATGCCCATCACGCGAAAATGGAACGTTGAAGCCTTGCTGGATGCAGCTCACCAATTTCCGCTGCGTCCACGCGAGCGCCTTACTTTCGAGTACGTGCTCCTTGAAGGTGTGAATGACGCTCACGAGCATGCTCTGGAAGTCGCGCGTCGCGTAGAAGGTATCCGCTGCAAAGTGAACCTCATTGCCTTCAACCCAGGACCTGGCGTGAGCTACACCATGCCTGTACACGAGCGTGTACTCGCCTTTCAAAGCGTCCTAGCCGACGCAGGTGTGCCGGTGTTTATTCGGCGTCCTCGCGGTCGAGACATCTACGCCGCATGCGGGCAGCTGAAGCGTACAGTTTCCTGAGAACAATTCATCTGAATATCGCTGGATAGCTCATTGGGCGCGCGTGGTCTTGTGAATCACGACTCGAGATTGGCCGGCAACTTGAATCGACGCGATTGGTGTGAGACCAGTTGGATGGTTGAGTATGGACCTCGCAACTGGATCATCATCTGCGGCGATTACATAGTCTGCTGCTGCTGCTGGATGCGCTAACGAGGCATCCCAAATGAACTCGATTCCCTCATTGATGGTCCTGCGTAATGGGATGCCAGCAAATTGGAAAGCTCCACCGTGCGCTCCGGTATAGGCCAGAATCGTAGAGTCCGGTGGCAACGACGCGAGCGCATTAGCTAGACGACGATCAAGTTCCATTCGCGCACTGCCGTTCGCGCGCACTTCGCGCAGGCAGATCGGAACTGTTCGCCACGTTTCGAAGTACGATACTGTCATCAGCACGAGAATCGAAGCGACACTTGCTCGCCGCGCCCATTCTCGCTTCCAACTCGCGCTAACCATCGGTACCGAGAGACCGACGCCGGCGGCGATTGCTGGAAGCAACTCGAGCCCGTATCGCACGTTGTAGTAGGAAAAGGGCCACCACACCGGTACAAAAATGGGAACCGAGCCGTACGCGATGGACAGTGAGTAGAAGGCTAGCGGCGACCAGAGCAGAACCATTGGCATCCATTCTCGTCGGATCGCGAAGCCAAGGCTTCCAACTACAGCAATTAGGAGCAGAATCTTGCCTGTTCGGTGTTCTCCAATGTTTAATTGCGCAGCTTTCACGAAGTAAGTACCGGCGGTAAATAAATGACCCTCCCCTGGGTAGGTTGGAGAACCTTGCTCAGTTGTGCGCTGCGCGATTGCCTTCGCCGAGTACGGACCATTGGCGAAGTTCAATGGATTTTTGTACACGCCAAAGTTGTAGGCCATCCAAAGAGTTGGACCCAGCGCAGTGAGCAGCAAAGGCTTGTAGATTGCTTTCCGTAAATTGATCAGCCCTCCGGGCATCCGTCGCACCGCCGAAACCGCGCTAACCAGGAATGCAGCCCAGCAAATACACGCGAGAAACCAACCGTCGTAGCGGGTAAAGATCGCCGCAGTTAACGCTATCGCGCCTTTTTCGAGTGATCTCGCCGCAATCTGTGAGCTTCGGACCAGATGCCGAGAAGCCTCCACAAAAAATACGGCGGCCCAGATGAAGCTTGCCAGATAGAGCGGCTCGTTCAGCGCTGTGCTCTGAACATAGAGAAGATTGGGATTTGCCGCGAGAAATGCCGTTGCAATCCAAGCAGCAACTCGTGACGAGGGACGGAGAAGCCGAAAGAGTCCGAGGCCAGCGAGAACAGATGAGACCACGGAAACAATCGAGCCACCAATTCCCGATTGCCACATCGGCTTGATAATGATGAAAGGAATCGTCAGCAAGTGCGGAAGAGGGAGCCAAACCGATCCCAACTGCAGCGGCCCCGGCGTTCGCGAATCGAACACTCGTCGCGCGATGCTGATGTGCGCGACCGCATCTCCTGAGAGAAGAATCTCATTCCGGGAGTAGAAGAAACAAAGGGCTGCGATCCCTAACAGACTGAGCGGAGTTGCCAGGATCCAATAATCTCTCGTGTTGACGCCCAAATCCCGATCGGACACTAAGTCTGCAGTGACTGTTGTATCTGTCTCAAATCGGGAAGCACTATCCGATGTGCGTGAGTTCACGGAAGACCTGGTAGCGCGCATCGATCTCCTCGCGTGTGAGTGA
This region of Terriglobales bacterium genomic DNA includes:
- a CDS encoding glycosyltransferase family 2 protein gives rise to the protein MSQLLFENSTVSDDLLFDLSQFERPTPDLELTILLPCLNESETLETCIRKAQTFIFDNHIRGEVVVSDNGSEDGSQEIARNFGARVVDVPVRGYGAALIYGTLAARGTYIVMGDSDDSYDFSNLLPFILKLRAGFDLVMGNRLLGGIKPGAMPWKNRWIGTPALSGIGRLFFRCPVGDFNCGLRAFSADAFRRMGLRTTGMEFASEMIVKATLMGMKITEVPTTLSPDGRSRPPHLRPWRDGWRHLRFMLLYSPRWLFLYPGLFLMLAGLSVGAWLTPHARMLGTITLDIHTLFFSAIGALVGFQAILFAIFGKTFAITQGLLPPDRKMNQVHRLFHLESWIVIGTLLVLLGLSGGIYGVMFWERHGFGPLLPTHVMRVAIPSGFSLALGSQIVLSAFFLSLLRMGRR
- a CDS encoding class I SAM-dependent methyltransferase encodes the protein MSVLDIAHGGFIYPRRICQLGQTIANLLPANARVLDIGCGDGLLSSQIVKKRSDLVVQGIDVLVRNKTFIPVTEFDGAVIPYANDSFDVAILVDVLHHTDDPTVLLREAKRVSRKGIVIKDHTSNGPMADLRLRFMDWVGNSRHGVILPYNYWPLETWKAQLTRLNLEIETWVSELHLYPWWANWLFGSSLHFIASIR
- a CDS encoding FAD-binding oxidoreductase, with the translated sequence MTTASTLPVREIVSDRSNGSKIERYQSWGRYPKAAHRNVSKIYWRDQLEEALRKAEPESLLAYGMGRSYGDSCLNSDRDLLDCKALNRILDCDWEAGRVCVEAGITLGDLLEVIVPRGWFMPVVPGTKFVTVGGAIANDIHGKNHHRAGTFGCHVKQITLHRSDTSPVVCSPATNSDLLQATIGGLGLTGVIGSAEIQLKRIAGNAIEVETLTFRDLNQFLDLSAASDQSHEYTVAWVDCLSRGGRGIFFRGSHAEKNVSCRSTKITVPFAFPEFGLNRPAVKLFNRAYFGLKARKPGSAVIHYDPFFFPLDSILNWNLLYGRRGLVQYQCVLPAGDAGAVKTIIEAVSKSGEACFLAVLKAFGEIQSPGLLSFPRPGLTLALDLPMRGNRTLALLSRLDELVLANGGALYPAKDARMSSTMFKSGFPNWASLVPYIDPKFSSSFWRRATAE
- a CDS encoding pitrilysin family protein → MVQELRNVRREVLPNGLTILTEEMQQIRSTSIGIWIKTGSRHEESERNGISHFVEHMLFKGTTSRSAQDIARQVDSIGGNMDAFTAKECICFNIKILDEHLPIAMDILSDLVLNPVFAAKDILRERGVILEEIKMDEDSPDYLVHEIFTQSFWKDHPLGKPILGTKETVRKFEQTMLFDYYGGFFYPGNMIIAAAGSLNHERFAELVRQKFSQLKAKQNGFKQTAPQTFSKIIARNKKSLEQVQICMGVPALQIADDRRYVAYVLNTLLGGGMSSRLFQNIRENQGLCYAIYSDLNSYRDTGCLSVFAGTSQEWAPKVVESVVGEFRNLKTESVSEEELSRAKAQLKGSLMLSLESSTARMSNLARQEMYFDRFFSLDEIIERIESVSADQLQEMAQDLFQQNKIAVTVLGNLDGLKIVPEQLAC
- the rlmN gene encoding 23S rRNA (adenine(2503)-C(2))-methyltransferase RlmN; translated protein: MSMQNELLNLSNQELTALVTRLGHPGFRARQVADAIFRQRRESLSDVSNLPSALKSQIAEEGLSVGFPRIDQKFTSVDGTTRYLMAFTDGESVETVWMPEGDSGEAGDGTEAGQEELVQLNYEGIPRLARHVLNSNAESRHRKPRSAAKSSVGASRSRATICVSSQVGCAVNCQFCLTALLGVKRNLTPGEIVGQVLAVLRDHSVSLDRERMNIVFMGMGEPFLNYDNFMKAVRLLVEEVGFPESRMTVSTSGIVPRILDFGKETIRPKLAISLNAPDNTIRERIMPITRKWNVEALLDAAHQFPLRPRERLTFEYVLLEGVNDAHEHALEVARRVEGIRCKVNLIAFNPGPGVSYTMPVHERVLAFQSVLADAGVPVFIRRPRGRDIYAACGQLKRTVS
- a CDS encoding SDR family NAD(P)-dependent oxidoreductase; the protein is MKRIVILGATSTMIQPLLRRMAADGKELLLVARSQERLDAVRSDLRARGAANVLTFEADLTASPDLVYSFAEQCFCDFDTLLLSYGTMLDQGLCQADVEFAARELQTNLISAVVLLTVFARHFEQRRSGVIAGITSVAGDRGRRSNYVYGAAKGGLSIFLQGLRNRMCQYGVRVLTIKPGPVVTAMTADESNMPMIADSEKVARDIYDALESSNSDVIYTPRQWRWIMAMLKLVPERLFKRLPI
- a CDS encoding UbiA family prenyltransferase — protein: MSIHQGVPELVEPGFHEGSLRDPAKPPVLCVDLDGTLIKSDLFFESILLLLKQKPWSILLILWWSLRGRSFLKRQLATKTPLAVEKLPYRQEVVEFVRSERESGRQTLLVTAADQSMAEAIAAHLGQFDGVYGSDGAVNLKGGAKAGFLAGMLGRGNFDYIGDSHADLPVWSVARFAYVVGSPRMAKRVSRKTPVARLFEVTQPSFGAWLHSIRLLHWTKNLLVLLPVLFAHNFAWAAWRDSLVGFALFGGCASGLYVLNDLLDLHSDRLHPAKSKRPFAAGEFPLWVGVLESTLLVGCSLLISVFLDFRFAAALLGYAVLTVAYSWKLKRVPLLDVFVLSSFYTVRIWAGSLISGIPVSDWLMAFSLFFFLSLAMAKRHSELERASKLVEDGNSGRGYVIKDRELLAMFGTASSFAAVVILCLYARSPVVNSLYGSSTELLWLCPLVLYWLTRVWLLAGRGELDHDPVMFAVRDRTSWVLATLAVAVLMIGGFHTR